One Fundulus heteroclitus isolate FHET01 chromosome 1, MU-UCD_Fhet_4.1, whole genome shotgun sequence genomic window carries:
- the nr1h5 gene encoding nuclear receptor subfamily 1, group H, member 5 isoform X2, producing MREWTEAEMSFSAGGYLPTSEGYCSTEPLQYYDMLAEPLGCPLQDPDLQLLPYSQQQYLPASLPFPFYGSPPSSAPSPSSLASPSQLCHPPYQYSPHCLEGPCDPSPEALSADTAQGLGPAGLCPGRRSRMGSGVKNKGQDELCVVCGDKASGYHYNALTCEGCKGFFRRSVTKKAVYHCKSGGGCEMDMYMRRKCQDCRLRKCRAVGMLAECLLTEVQCQSKRLRKGGKSRGQEEEENTDSLRVSSTSRLPGQAQAAMLTREQKYIVDRMVEAHRQFRDLDSSSHRLFEWQCALEGEGLSDVLSPHLHRLLQFARTVPGFDLLDFSDQMSLLSVSSLEVMFLLSAQQFSNNPASPTPVLQLFSTSTHGWLRNLDSKENFQIKAPISSGSSEDLLGSVLNFLHSMVVLRVTEAEYTLLTATALLCSDRASLQAVSCVEKMQELILDLLSRACGAQAGAAARGGPQRFGRLLGRLTELRTLHHNYLLLMEQQPAH from the exons ACATGCTGGCCGAGCCTCTCGGCTGTCCCCTGCAGGACCCCGACCTCCAGCTGCTCCCTTACAGCCAGCAGCAGTACCTCCCTGCCAGCCTGCCTTTCCCCTTCTATGGCTCCCCGCCCTCTTCCGCTCCTTCGCCTTCGTCTTTGGCGTCACCCTCTCAGCTCTGCCATCCTCCCTACCAGTACAGCCCTCACTGCCTGGAGGGCCCCTGTGATCCCAGCCCCGAGGCCCTCTCTGCGGACACGGCTCAGGGACTTGGGCCGGCAGGGCTGTGCCCCGGGCGGAGGTCTCGCATGGGGTCGGGAGTGAAGAACAAAGGTCAGGATGAGCTGTGCGTGGTGTGTGGGGATAAAGCATCAGGGTATCACTACAACGCTCTCACCTGCGAAGGGTGCAAAG GTTTCTTTAGGCGCAGCGTGACTAAAAAGGCAGTGTATCACTGCAAGAGCGGCGGCGGCTGTGAGATGGATATGTACATGAGAAGGAAGTGCCAGGACTGCCGGCTGAGGAAGTGCCGAGCGGTGGGAATGCTGGCTGAGT GCCTTCTGACAGAAGTTCAGTGCCAATCCAAACGCCTGAGGAAAGGAGGTAAAAGCAGAGggcaagaggaggaggagaacacaGACAGCCTGAGAGTCAGCTCTACCTCCCGGCTACCTGGACAG GCTCAGGCGGCCATGTTGACCAGGGAACAGAAATACATTGTGGACAGGATGGTGGAGGCTCATCGCCAGTTCAGGGATCTAGACAGCAGCAGCCACAGG CTCTTTGAGTGGCAGTGTGCCCTGGAAGGGGAGGGCCTGTCTGACGTTCTGTCCCCACACCTACACCGACTGCTGCAGTTTGCCAGAACAGTGCCAG GTTTTGACCTCCTGGATTTCTCAGACCAGATGTCCCTCCTGTCTGTATCTTCGCTGGAGGTCATGTTCCTGCTCTCCGCCCAGCAGTTCTCCAACAACCCAGCAAGCCCCACTCCAG TCTTGCAGCTTTTCAGCACCTCCACTCACGGTTGGCTCAGAAATCTGGACTCCAAAGAAAACTTCCAGATCAAGGCGCCCATCAGTTCAG GAAGCAGTGAGGATCTCCTCGGCTCGGTGCTAAACTTCCTCCACAGCATGGTGGTGCTGCGCGTGACGGAGGCTGAATACACCCTGCTTACTGCCACCGCCCTGCTCTGCTCAG ATCGGGCGTCCCTGCAGGCGGTCAGCTGCGTGGAGAAGATGCAGGAGCTGATCCTGGACCTGCTGTCCAGGGCGTGCGGGGCCCAGGCCGGTGCAGCAGCGCGAGGAGGGCCGCAGCGTTTCGGCCGCCTACTGGGCAGACTGACGGAGCTACGCACCCTCCATCACAACTACCTCCTCCTGATGGAGCAACAGCCAGCACACTGA
- the nr1h5 gene encoding nuclear receptor subfamily 1, group H, member 5 isoform X1, with amino-acid sequence MREWTEAEMSFSAGGYLPTSEGYCSTEPLQYYDMLAEPLGCPLQDPDLQLLPYSQQQYLPASLPFPFYGSPPSSAPSPSSLASPSQLCHPPYQYSPHCLEGPCDPSPEALSADTAQGLGPAGLCPGRRSRMGSGVKNKGQDELCVVCGDKASGYHYNALTCEGCKGFFRRSVTKKAVYHCKSGGGCEMDMYMRRKCQDCRLRKCRAVGMLAECLLTEVQCQSKRLRKGGKSRGQEEEENTDSLRVSSTSRLPGQAQAAMLTREQKYIVDRMVEAHRQFRDLDSSSHRVGTCPDFVFSRCYDVLTSFLRWQLFEWQCALEGEGLSDVLSPHLHRLLQFARTVPGFDLLDFSDQMSLLSVSSLEVMFLLSAQQFSNNPASPTPVLQLFSTSTHGWLRNLDSKENFQIKAPISSGSSEDLLGSVLNFLHSMVVLRVTEAEYTLLTATALLCSDRASLQAVSCVEKMQELILDLLSRACGAQAGAAARGGPQRFGRLLGRLTELRTLHHNYLLLMEQQPAH; translated from the exons ACATGCTGGCCGAGCCTCTCGGCTGTCCCCTGCAGGACCCCGACCTCCAGCTGCTCCCTTACAGCCAGCAGCAGTACCTCCCTGCCAGCCTGCCTTTCCCCTTCTATGGCTCCCCGCCCTCTTCCGCTCCTTCGCCTTCGTCTTTGGCGTCACCCTCTCAGCTCTGCCATCCTCCCTACCAGTACAGCCCTCACTGCCTGGAGGGCCCCTGTGATCCCAGCCCCGAGGCCCTCTCTGCGGACACGGCTCAGGGACTTGGGCCGGCAGGGCTGTGCCCCGGGCGGAGGTCTCGCATGGGGTCGGGAGTGAAGAACAAAGGTCAGGATGAGCTGTGCGTGGTGTGTGGGGATAAAGCATCAGGGTATCACTACAACGCTCTCACCTGCGAAGGGTGCAAAG GTTTCTTTAGGCGCAGCGTGACTAAAAAGGCAGTGTATCACTGCAAGAGCGGCGGCGGCTGTGAGATGGATATGTACATGAGAAGGAAGTGCCAGGACTGCCGGCTGAGGAAGTGCCGAGCGGTGGGAATGCTGGCTGAGT GCCTTCTGACAGAAGTTCAGTGCCAATCCAAACGCCTGAGGAAAGGAGGTAAAAGCAGAGggcaagaggaggaggagaacacaGACAGCCTGAGAGTCAGCTCTACCTCCCGGCTACCTGGACAG GCTCAGGCGGCCATGTTGACCAGGGAACAGAAATACATTGTGGACAGGATGGTGGAGGCTCATCGCCAGTTCAGGGATCTAGACAGCAGCAGCCACAGGGTGGGTACGTGTCCAGACTTTGTGTTTAGCAGGTGTTATGACGTGCTCACCTCCTTCTTGCGTTGGCAGCTCTTTGAGTGGCAGTGTGCCCTGGAAGGGGAGGGCCTGTCTGACGTTCTGTCCCCACACCTACACCGACTGCTGCAGTTTGCCAGAACAGTGCCAG GTTTTGACCTCCTGGATTTCTCAGACCAGATGTCCCTCCTGTCTGTATCTTCGCTGGAGGTCATGTTCCTGCTCTCCGCCCAGCAGTTCTCCAACAACCCAGCAAGCCCCACTCCAG TCTTGCAGCTTTTCAGCACCTCCACTCACGGTTGGCTCAGAAATCTGGACTCCAAAGAAAACTTCCAGATCAAGGCGCCCATCAGTTCAG GAAGCAGTGAGGATCTCCTCGGCTCGGTGCTAAACTTCCTCCACAGCATGGTGGTGCTGCGCGTGACGGAGGCTGAATACACCCTGCTTACTGCCACCGCCCTGCTCTGCTCAG ATCGGGCGTCCCTGCAGGCGGTCAGCTGCGTGGAGAAGATGCAGGAGCTGATCCTGGACCTGCTGTCCAGGGCGTGCGGGGCCCAGGCCGGTGCAGCAGCGCGAGGAGGGCCGCAGCGTTTCGGCCGCCTACTGGGCAGACTGACGGAGCTACGCACCCTCCATCACAACTACCTCCTCCTGATGGAGCAACAGCCAGCACACTGA